From Strix uralensis isolate ZFMK-TIS-50842 chromosome 1, bStrUra1, whole genome shotgun sequence, a single genomic window includes:
- the LOC141945356 gene encoding LOW QUALITY PROTEIN: leukocyte elastase inhibitor-like (The sequence of the model RefSeq protein was modified relative to this genomic sequence to represent the inferred CDS: inserted 1 base in 1 codon) encodes MGSLSAANAKFCLDFFKELSKVKINENIFFSPLSISAALSMVQLGAGGNTAKEIEKVLHIHEVLSMRSLGTKSTPEKYGEAGGAHSQFQELLSALGKAGATCSLSIANRLFGEATFQFLQQYLDSARDLYHAELEAVDFINAAEESRGKMNSWVEKQTGGKIKDLFPPGSIDSTTVLALVNAIHFKGQWAIKFEDRNTREMPFQLNKREHRNVPMMCQTGEYKLARRQEEQVTVLELPYTGEELSMFILLPENICDETTGLEQLESAVTYEKLAEWTNMENVYLQTITVYLPRFRMEETCELIPVLQPLGMRDAFVLEQADFSGLSTNPELFLSKVIHKSFVEVNEEGTEAAAATVMTIIISSCVSIPYEFRADHPFLFXKHNPSKNILFFGRCCSP; translated from the exons ATGGGGTCCCTCAGTGCAGCAAATGCCAAGTTCTGCCTGGACTTCTTCAAAGAGCTgagcaaagtgaaaataaatgaaaacatcttcTTCTCCCCACTGAGCATCTCAGCTGCCCTGAGCATGGTCCAGCTGGGTGCCGGAGGCAACACAGCTAAAGAGATAGAAAAG GTGCTTCATATTCATGAGGTGCTGAGCATGAGAAGTTTAGGAACCAAGAGCACCCCTGAAAAG TATGGAGAAGCCGGAGGAGCCCATTCTCAATTCCAGGAGCTTCTGTCTGCCCTTGGCAAGGCTGGTGCTACATGTTCCCTCAGCATTGCCAATCGACTCTTTGGAGAAGCAACTTTTCAGTTCCTTCAG CAATACTTAGACTCCGCAAGGGATTTGTACCATGCAGAGCTGGAAGCAGTGGACTTCATTAATGCTGCTGAAGAGTCCAGAGGGAAGATGAATTCCTGGGTGGAAAAGCAAACTGGTG ggaaaattaaaGATCTGTTCCCTCCTGGCTCTATTGATAGCACAACGGTGCTAGCTCTGGTCAACGCTATACACTTCAAAGGGCAATGGGCTATAAAATTTGAGGACAGAAACACCAGGGAAATGCCTTTCCAACTGAACAAG AGAGAGCACAGGAATGTACCAATGATGTGTCAGACAGGAGAGTATAAATTAGCCAGGAGACAAGAAGAGCAAGTGACAGTGCTGGAGCTCCCGTACACtggagaagagctcagcatgTTCATTCTTCTGCCAGAAAACATCTGTGATGAGACTACTGGCCTTGAACAG CTAGAGAGTGCTGTCACCTATGAGAAATTAGCAGAATGGACTAACATGGAGAATGTGTATCTGCAAACAATTACAGTATACTTGCCCCGGTTCAGAATGGAGGAGACCTGTGAGCTCATACCAGTACTGCAGCCTCTGGGGATGAGGGATGCCTTCGTCCTTGAACAAGCTGATTTCTCTGGGCTTTCAACAAATCCTGAGCTGTTCCTCTCCAAGGTCATTCACAAGTCCTTTGTGGAAGTTAACGAAGAAGGCACTGAGGCAGCTGCTGCTACAGTGATGACTATAATAATTTCGTCGTGCGTCTCCATTCCTTATGAGTTCAGAGCTGACCACCCATTCCTCT TTAAACACAATCCAAGCAAGAACATTCTCTTTTTTGGCCGATGTTGTTCCCCCTAA
- the LOC141953956 gene encoding serpin B12-like, with protein MMDSISRPVTEFCLDLYNKLNRNAEDTNIVFSPMSISVALALVHLGAKNNTALQIEKVLHVRKAAGRMSLGSDLESAAPDMEPERSQERQPSLSQCNKDGDLNHKELQTLLLQLQNLGERYVLTLANNLFIQQGFELQQKFLMCTKELYGAMLQTVDFHGAVEAARIKINSWVESETQGKIKELFAPGVIDVHALLVLVNVIYFKASWEHKFEEQKTVERDFKLNQNEKKPVQMMYQKGPFKLGYIEEMGAQVLELPYAQKSLSMIILLPGDMADGSTSGLEQIESTMTYENLMLWASSEHMFETTVEVYLPRFKLEGIFNLNEVLQEMGMTDIFTESKADLSAMSFAKSLVLSNVIHKTYVEVNEEGTVAAAGTGAVVVRRSLPLTEVFMADHPFLFFIRHNPSNTILFFGKLCSP; from the exons ATGATGGACTCCATTTCTAGACCAGTTACTGAGTTTTGCCTTGATCTCTACAATAAGCTCAACAGAAATGCAGAGGACACAAACATTGTCTTCTCTCCAATGAGCATCTCTGTTGCCCTGGCCCTGGTCCATCTAGGTGCAAAAAACAACACTGCTCTTCAGATAGAAAAA GTGCTCCACGTCAGGAAAGCTGCAGGAAGAATGAGCCTTGGATCTGATCTTGAGAGCGCAGCCCCAGACATGGAGCCAGAACGAAGCCAGGAGAGACAGCCTTCCCTCTCACAG TGTAACAAGGATGGGGATCTTAACCATAAAGAGCTCCAGACACTGCTGTTACAACTACAAAACCTTGGCGAAAGATATGTTTTAACCCTGGCCAACAATCTTTTTATACAACAAGGGTTTGAACTCCAGCAA aaaTTTCTAATGTGCACTAAGGAACTGTATGGAGCAATGCTGCAAACAGTGGACTTTCATGGTGCTGTTGAAGCTGCCAGGATAAAAATTAACAGTTGGGTTGAAAGTGAGACACAAG GTAAAATCAAGGAACTCTTTGCTCCTGGTGTGATTGATGTACATGCATTGCTGGTGCTGGTGAATGTAATCTACTTCAAAGCATCCTGGGAACACAAGTTTGAGGAACAAAAAACAGTAGAGAGAGATTTTAAACTGAATCAG aatGAGAAAAAACCTGTGCAGATGATGTATCAGAAAGGCCCATTTAAATTAGGCTACATTGAGGAGATGGGTGCTCAGGTCCTTGAACTCCCTTATGCTCAGAAGTCACTGAGCATGATCATCTTGCTGCCAGGTGACATGGCTGATGGATCTACCAGTGGGCTGGAGCAG ATTGAAAGCACAATGACCTATGAAAATCTAATGCTGTGGGCCTCTTCAGAGCACATGTTTGAGACAACAGTGGAGGTATACCTCCCCCGATTCAAGCTTGAAGGCATCTTTAACCTCAATGAGGTATTACAAGAGATGGGGATGACTGACATCTTCACTGAATCAAAAGCTGATCTTTCTGCAATGTCATTTGCAAAATCTCTGGTCCTGTCAAATGTTATCCATAAGACATATGTGGAAGTAAATGAGGAAGGCACTGTAGCAGCAGCTGGTACAGGAGCTGTCGTTGTGAGGAGGTCTCTTCCTCTCACAGAAGTGTTTATGGCTGACCACCCTTTCTTATtctttattagacacaatcctagCAATACCATTCTTTTCTTTGGCAAACTATGCTCACCTTAA